Genomic segment of Fibrobacter sp. UWB4:
ACGATTCGTCAGTTCTCGGAAATCGCAACAACAGGAATTTCGATCATCTTTGACTATCTGCAAAAGGGAGCGTTTACGGCTCCAGTTCTGCAACTGAAAAAGATTGTAGCTGATTGCGGAGAAACAATGGCGGAAGGTTTTCGCGATCATGAAGTTTTCGATGCGCTTGAACGCAACGGATTCAAGGTCGATGAATTTCTTGGAGAAAGCGCATTGCAGCAGCGCTATTTTCGGACGGGAAACCTTAAAGCGTTTGATTCCGTGCGTCTAATCGCAGCAATAAAGTGATTATAGGAAATCGTTATTGCTAGTTCCAGAAAAATAGTATAAAGAAATCTCTTGCCAAAGCGAAAGGCATTATCTAAATTAAAACCTACAAAAGAAATAGGATATAAAAATGAATTTTTCTTTCAATAGCTTGAATTTCGTGTGTTGTTGTCGATGTCGGACGGGCATCTAGTTTTTAGGCTATTCTTTTAAACAGATTCCCGCTCGGTTTTACGTTCCGCAGCGGGATTTTTTTATTCAAAAATTTCAAAAAAAACAAAGGCGCTATCACATAATAGCGTCACAGGAGATTATTATCTTATGGCACATTCCAACTACATCGAAACAAAACTCATTCACGGCGGCATTGATGGCGACAAGGTTACCGGAGCAGTCAACGTTCCCATTTACCAGACTTCGACCTACAAGCAATACGGTCTTGGCGAAAACTCGGGTTGGGAATACTCCCGTACAGGAAATCCGACGCGCGCTGCGTTGGAAGCCTTAATTGCAGAACTCGAAGGTGGCGTCGCAGGCTTTGCATTCGCTTCGGGCATGGCCGCCACGACAACCGTTCTTTCGCTTTTTAAGCAAGGCGACCGCATCATCATTTCAAGCAATGTCTACGGTGGCACATTCCGTGTCCTGGATAAAGTTTTCAAGAATCTTGGCATCAGCTATTCCATCGAAGATACGACCGATTTGAAGACGCTCGAAACCAAGATCACGCCCGATGTCAAGGCGTTCTTCGTTGAAAGCCCCGCAAACCCCCTCTTGACGGTGACGGACTTGGCAGGTGTTGCAGCCATCGCCAAGAAGCACAATATCTTGACCATCGTCGATAATACATTCATGACGCCTTATTTGCAGCGTCCGATTGAATTGGGCGCAGACATTGTAGTACACAGCGCTACAAAGTATCTTGGCGGTCATAGCGATTTGGTGGCAGGACTTGCCGTCGTCAATTCCAAGGAACTCGCTGAACGCCTCGCCTTTACGCAGAACGCAACAGGCGCAGTACTCGGACCTTTCGATTCCTTCCTTTTGATTCGCGGCATCAAGACGCTCGGCGTTCGCCTGGATCGTCATACCGAAAATGCCGAAACCATCGCCCGCTACCTCGAAAAGCACGAAGCCGTGAAGCACGTTTATTATCCGGGCCTCCCGACAGCACAAGGTTACGAAATCAACAAGAAGCAGGCTAAAAATGGCGGTGCCATGATTTCATTTGAACTCCGCGAAAACTACGACATCAAGAAATTCTTTAAAGCTCTGAAGCTCGTTTCTCTCGCCGAAAGCCTGGGTGGCGTTGAAAGTCTCGTATGCCATCCCGCCACAATGACACACGCGTCCATTCCAAAGGAAATCCGCGAAAAAGTCGGCATCACCGACGGACTCATCCGCTTGTCCGTGGGCATCGAAAAAGTCGACGATATCATCTCGGATGTAAACGCAGCCATTGAAGCGGCTAAGGCATAAGGAGCGGAATATGCATTACT
This window contains:
- a CDS encoding PLP-dependent aspartate aminotransferase family protein — protein: MAHSNYIETKLIHGGIDGDKVTGAVNVPIYQTSTYKQYGLGENSGWEYSRTGNPTRAALEALIAELEGGVAGFAFASGMAATTTVLSLFKQGDRIIISSNVYGGTFRVLDKVFKNLGISYSIEDTTDLKTLETKITPDVKAFFVESPANPLLTVTDLAGVAAIAKKHNILTIVDNTFMTPYLQRPIELGADIVVHSATKYLGGHSDLVAGLAVVNSKELAERLAFTQNATGAVLGPFDSFLLIRGIKTLGVRLDRHTENAETIARYLEKHEAVKHVYYPGLPTAQGYEINKKQAKNGGAMISFELRENYDIKKFFKALKLVSLAESLGGVESLVCHPATMTHASIPKEIREKVGITDGLIRLSVGIEKVDDIISDVNAAIEAAKA